The nucleotide sequence TTTAGAAATATTTCATCTTTTAAAAAGTCACTAAATGTCGAGTTTGACACTTTTTCAATAATTAGAGATAATAATGTAAAGCCTACATTACTATATAAAAGTTTATTGCCTGGTATAAATTGAGACCCTAAGCCATTAATTAAATTTAGTAATTCTTTTGACGAGCGGTATATCTTTAATTGTTGATGATCTTCAAAAAGATTAGTTGGTAATCCAGAGGTGTGACTTAATAATTGATGTATAGTAATCTCACTAATATTATTGTTAAGCTGAGGAAAGAACTTTGCAATTTTGTCTTGAATGTTTAATTTACCTTGTTCTTCTAAAAGTAATATAGAAACAGCAGTAAATTGCTTAGAAATTGACCCAATACCGAATATAGTATTTCTGGTATTAAAAATTTTATTTTCTAAATTAGAATATCCATATTCATTCTGAAAAACTATATCATCCCCATCTGCAATTAGAATAGCGCCGCTAAAATCCTTTGATTCTAGATAAGGTTTAACATAGTCATCTATTTCAAACTTAAATTTTTGGCCGTGAGTAAAATTGACACTAAATATTAACCATGAATATATAATTACCTTTAGATATTTCATTTCTCAAGATTTTTTATTTATTGTTATTGGACCATTTTCTGTAGAGAGAAATAAGAGTGCTCCACCACCATTTATTGAAGTTGTAGTCACTATTGGATCCTTTGAATGTTTAACAACATTAAGATTATTCATAGGGGTTTTTGATTTTAATTTAAAATCCGATAATATGTATCCATTTTTCCTAGAGAGTAACCGTATCTCTCGCTTTGTGTTTTCTGGTAACTCAACCGTTATACCCCCATTCATTGTAACCAAAGAAATGGGCATGCTTTTGTTTATGCTTTTGAAGTTTACTTTGACTTCTCCGTTTGCTGCATTTACAAAAGCATATTCTCCTATATTTTTTAAATCTACGGAACCATTAAAACAGTTAACTTCTATTCCATTATGAACGTCATTTACATTTATATTACCGCCTCTAATTAATTTAATTTCAACAAATAGAGTATTAGGTATTTGAAGATCTAAATCAATAGATTCAAACCCTTTTGGTTTTCTATTAGTTATATAGAGCGTTTTATTTTTTAACTCTACACTTACATAAAAATCAAGTTCTTTTAGTTTTTTAGATTTTTTTGAAATATCTGTATATACTGCATTTAGAGTAAATACATTATTACTTCCTCCTTTTAACTTTATATCTCCCCAATATGAAGTAATGTGTATACCATCTAAGTTATCATACTTAGATAGATCTTTCTGTGAATAACTTAGATTAATTGCAAAAAGCAAGAATCCAGCATGTAATAATTTAATTGATTTCATAACTATTGTTTTTTGATATTATTGATTATTTTCTGAGTTCTATTCCTAACTGTTGGTTGTAGGTTATTTTGTTTAGAGAAATTGATTAACTTATCAGATAAATCTTCTTCTATATACTGTAATGTGTTAAGTAGTGCCATTTGTACTGTTGGGGTTTTTTCTATTTGAAGTAATTCGAAAAAACCAGAATCCAATTCTGTAGAATAATTATTAAGTATATCAATTATTACAATCTTTATATTTGGGTTCTTTTCTATTTTTAATTCATCTTCAAGCCATTTAATATCTTTATTTTCAAGACTTTTATTATTTAAATTATATATAAAAGCTAATTTATCAGTATTACTATTTAACTTAAGATAATTGCTTTCTAAATTATTATAATTGCTGATTTTGAAGAAAATCAGTACTATTGCAGCAATTGCAGTAGCATAAGTAATTGTTCTATTTTTTTTAGAAGCTCTTTTTTGCTTTTCTTCAATAAATTTATAAAGTTTTGAATCTACTTCTGAATTAACTTGCATCACAGACATTGTTTTAATCTCTGAAATGGTATTCTTAACTTTTTTAGCCTCTTCAAATATTTTTTTATCATTTAAATCACTAATAACTCCGTCTAAATAATCCATTATTATTTTATCTTCATCTTTCATATTTCTGAATGTTTTAATAATTTATTTAATTTTTTTAGCCCTCTGCATGTTTTTATTCTCGCATTATTAATTGTAATATTTTCTACATTAGCAATATCTTCATAACTCATTTCGAGAAGATAATACATGCTTATTATGTTTCTCTCTGAAGGACTGAGTTTTGAAATAGCACAGTATAAGAGTTCATCTCTTTGAGCTATTTCTATAGGTAGAACTATGTTTGTTTGCTCTTCATCTACTGCTTGAAAATGGATAGAAGTATATGATCTTTTAATTTTTTTAAAATGATCTTTAATTAAATTATTTGAAATTTGATAAATCCATGAACGAGTCTTAAACCCACCTTTAAATGTATGACTGTACTTATCAATTCTTACAAATGTCTCCATAAGTAAATCATTACTCGTATCATAATCAAGCGTCACTCGCATAAAGTGATTAAAGAGTATTGTTTTATACTTTTCATATAAAACTCCAAGCATCCTCATATCTTTTTCGGATATTCTCTTGATTATTTCTTCTTCTGTTTCGACATTCATATATAATATACTTTATCAAACGATATTCATTTCAAAAAAAATGATTGCTAACAAAATATGATGTGATAGTATTAAGAATTTTATTCTTGCATGTCAATATTCATGCTCTATATTATTGTGGAATATTATGTTATAATTTCACCAAAATATCTGTCCCCTTTTTTTATTTAAAGCACACATCGAAATGATATAATTTATTTTGTAAAGCATATTCAATCTTTAGTGATAAATGTAAGTCCATATTTATTATGTTGGGTACTTATTAACTCAGGTTCAAATACTTTCTTGACCTTAACATGACATTTATGAAAAAAAGCATGGTAAATAGGATGTATATATTTGATTTCGACATTAAAACATATGCCATTCAGAATAATGCATATAAGGAAAGAAAAAAGTTTTTATCTACGGATAGAAGAGATGTAAACTTACCTTTTTTGAGATTCAACCTTCTTTTTATGTTATTTTGAGAAATATTAGTTATGGTATTTAATGGCCTATCAATTTCTAATAAAAAGATTATCAAATGAATACTTCAAAAGTTAGAGACAAAAAAGACTTTGATATAAATGAAACAATAAAAGAACAAACTTTATGTCTCTTTTGAAAAGAGTAAATATGTATATTATTTTTTAAAATAAAATATCGTTGACCTCTATTTGATGATTTTTAAAAACTATCTTTTTTTAAACGACTGTTGAGCTCTTCTCTATATATAGCACCAATTGGGATCTTATGTTTACCAATAGTAATTTTATTAACTTCTAAAATATCAATTTTATCTAACGGCACCACATAAGATTTATGTATCCTTATAAAAGATGTTTCTGGTATTAATTTAAATACATCATTCATCGAAGACCTGATTAGAATGATTTTTTCTTTAGCAGTATAGATCTCAAGGTAATTGCCATCTTTTTTTAAATATAAAATGTCGTCTAATCTTAATTTGTGTGTTTTACTCCCAGACTTTATTAAAGTGTATTGACTATCATATTGAATTTCATTTTGTAAATCAACTATTTCTGACAGTGAAGATTTATATCTATTAATAGCTCTTAAAAACTTTTCAAATGAAATAGGTTTTAAAAGATAATCTAGAACATCAAAATCATAGCTTTCTAAGGCATATTCACTGTAAGCAGTTGTTATTATTATTTTAGGTTTTTTGGTTAATAATTTTAACAACTCAATACCATTTAAATTAGGCATATTAATATCTAAAAAAATAAGATCTGGATTAAGTTTTGGTAATTCATCTATCGCATCAATGCCATCTTTACAATAGCCTATTAATGTAATATCATTTAATTTTTCGATATAACGCTCTAGCACATTTTTAGCTTTAGGCTCATCTTCTATAATTACACAGTTTATCATTTTTTATTATAGATTTAAAATTAAAGTGGCTATGAATATTTTATCATCATCTTGTATTATAAACTTATGACTCTTAGGATATAGCAATTCCAGTCTTTTTTTGAGAGTACTT is from Flavobacteriaceae bacterium and encodes:
- a CDS encoding RNA polymerase sigma factor, with the translated sequence MNVETEEEIIKRISEKDMRMLGVLYEKYKTILFNHFMRVTLDYDTSNDLLMETFVRIDKYSHTFKGGFKTRSWIYQISNNLIKDHFKKIKRSYTSIHFQAVDEEQTNIVLPIEIAQRDELLYCAISKLSPSERNIISMYYLLEMSYEDIANVENITINNARIKTCRGLKKLNKLLKHSEI
- a CDS encoding DNA-binding response regulator gives rise to the protein MINCVIIEDEPKAKNVLERYIEKLNDITLIGYCKDGIDAIDELPKLNPDLIFLDINMPNLNGIELLKLLTKKPKIIITTAYSEYALESYDFDVLDYLLKPISFEKFLRAINRYKSSLSEIVDLQNEIQYDSQYTLIKSGSKTHKLRLDDILYLKKDGNYLEIYTAKEKIILIRSSMNDVFKLIPETSFIRIHKSYVVPLDKIDILEVNKITIGKHKIPIGAIYREELNSRLKKDSF